The Tistrella mobilis genome window below encodes:
- a CDS encoding cation diffusion facilitator family transporter, which yields MTTTSSADQAPDVPPASANPVTIDRLALRERMARAAIISALPMLVLTAVAAFGSSSVALLADFLLSMLDTASLAVAWGVARLARQGRPVRLEHGLERLESLAAAGTGIFLVLSMMLVITLAVIDLVEGASAPTGPAVALGLAVNGVYLVVNATILTRLRRAVASDPSPLLKAQARLFVDKVTSNLLMVAALGLGWAMAGHPAGGWIDPIASLLIVASMAWWGFQIMRNALGELIDAACGEEVHMPVVTVLARHFDLYDDLGRIRTRRAGGQAVVEIELGFAADLPIGEIAARSRRIGTEIEAMVPASRVTIHPFAVD from the coding sequence GTGACGACGACATCATCGGCCGATCAGGCCCCGGACGTCCCCCCGGCATCCGCCAACCCCGTGACGATCGATCGCCTGGCGCTGCGGGAGCGGATGGCGCGGGCCGCTATCATCTCGGCCCTGCCGATGCTGGTGCTGACCGCGGTGGCGGCCTTCGGGTCGTCTTCAGTGGCGCTTCTGGCCGATTTCCTGCTGTCGATGCTCGATACCGCCTCGCTGGCGGTGGCCTGGGGCGTGGCCCGGCTCGCCCGGCAGGGCCGGCCGGTCCGGCTGGAACACGGGCTGGAGCGTCTTGAAAGCCTGGCGGCCGCCGGGACCGGCATCTTCCTGGTGCTGTCGATGATGCTGGTGATCACGCTTGCGGTGATCGACCTGGTGGAAGGGGCATCGGCGCCCACCGGCCCGGCGGTGGCGCTGGGTCTTGCGGTCAACGGCGTCTATCTGGTGGTCAACGCGACCATCCTGACCCGCCTGCGCCGCGCGGTGGCATCCGATCCTTCCCCCTTGCTGAAGGCGCAGGCGCGGCTGTTCGTCGACAAGGTGACATCCAACCTGCTGATGGTGGCGGCGCTGGGCCTTGGCTGGGCGATGGCCGGCCATCCGGCCGGGGGCTGGATCGATCCGATCGCCAGCCTGCTGATCGTGGCCTCCATGGCCTGGTGGGGCTTCCAGATCATGCGCAACGCCCTGGGCGAGCTGATCGATGCCGCCTGCGGCGAAGAGGTCCACATGCCGGTGGTGACGGTGCTGGCCCGGCATTTCGACCTGTATGACGATCTGGGCCGCATCCGGACCCGGCGGGCCGGCGGTCAGGCGGTGGTAGAGATCGAGCTTGGGTTCGCCGCGGATCTCCCGATCGGTGAGATCGCCGCCCGCAGCCGCCGGATCGGCACAGAGATCGAGGCGATGGTTCCGGCAAGCCGGGTGACCATTCATCCCTTTGCCGTCGACTGA
- a CDS encoding isochorismatase family protein produces the protein MSNPSAALLVVDVQETFAPSAALVDRIAALARRYPSVATIELHDETQVPFAAQIGWTPRTTDQCLVPVDRVFVKHGYLPPDTAIAYLKALKPAQVLVAGIQADTCVMAAGFRLFDAGLHPTLLSFAVRGSSADPDAAIARKLWVHHFRRVIDDPADLP, from the coding sequence ATGTCCAACCCGTCCGCCGCCCTGCTCGTCGTCGACGTCCAGGAAACCTTCGCACCCTCGGCCGCGCTGGTCGACCGGATCGCCGCCCTTGCCCGCCGCTACCCGTCGGTTGCTACCATCGAACTCCACGACGAGACGCAGGTGCCGTTTGCCGCGCAGATCGGCTGGACGCCGCGAACCACCGACCAATGCCTGGTGCCGGTCGACCGGGTGTTCGTGAAGCACGGCTATCTGCCGCCCGATACAGCCATCGCGTACCTGAAGGCGCTGAAGCCCGCACAGGTGCTGGTGGCCGGCATCCAGGCCGACACCTGCGTGATGGCCGCGGGCTTCCGCCTGTTCGATGCCGGGCTGCACCCCACCCTGCTCAGCTTTGCGGTCCGCGGCTCCTCGGCCGACCCCGATGCGGCCATCGCCCGCAAGCTCTGGGTGCATCATTTCCGCAGGGTCATCGACGATCCGGCGGATCTGCCCTGA
- a CDS encoding hydantoinase/oxoprolinase family protein produces the protein MTRAQTTEDTRTAVPVQVMGIDAGGTMTDTFFVRADGHFVVGKAQSNPDDEARAVMESSADALEQWSRGVEEVYDELVTCVYSGTAMLNRVVQRKGLDVGLIVNRGLEDHHRMGRAIQSYLGYGFEDRIHLNTHRYDKPLVPPERTRGVTERIDSQGQVVIPLREDEVRTAVRELVSAGAKALVISLLHSYKNGTHERRVRDIAIEVTRELGADVPVFASVDYYPVRKESHRTNTTILEAYAAEPSRRTLTKISDRMREVGGRFDLRVMASHGGTISWKAKELARTLVSGPIGGVIGSRFLGQMLGYDNIACSDIGGTSFDMALITKGNFAIASDPDMARLVLSLPLVAMDSVGAGAGSFVRLDPHTGAIKLGPDSAGYRVGVCWAESGIDTVTVSDCHVVLGYLNPDNFLGGAVKLDVARAHEAIRRQLAEPLGLTVEAAAAGVIELLDLSLRDYLRATISAKGYSPGDFVCFSYGGAGPVHTYGYTEGLGFRDVVVPAWAAGFSAFGCATADFEYRYDKSVDVAIPAVADDEAKTRACATLQQAWAELADRVIEEFAINGFKPEDVMLRPGYRMQYLGQLNDLEIISPITSAATPADWDALVDAFDETYARVYADAARSPELGFSVTGAIMRGVVTTTKPVLPEEPEAGPVPPESARLGTRRFYRSGRWEDATIWRMEDLKAGNRIEGPAIIESPATTFVLPRGFATRLDGHRLFHLIETGRD, from the coding sequence ATGACACGCGCACAGACGACGGAGGACACCCGAACCGCGGTTCCGGTGCAGGTGATGGGCATCGATGCCGGCGGCACGATGACCGACACCTTCTTCGTGCGCGCCGACGGCCATTTCGTGGTCGGCAAGGCGCAGAGCAACCCCGACGACGAGGCCCGCGCGGTGATGGAAAGCTCCGCCGATGCGCTGGAGCAATGGTCGCGCGGGGTGGAAGAGGTCTATGACGAACTCGTCACCTGCGTCTATTCCGGCACCGCGATGCTGAACCGCGTGGTCCAGCGCAAGGGGCTGGATGTCGGGCTGATCGTCAATCGCGGGCTTGAAGACCACCACCGCATGGGTCGCGCGATCCAGAGCTATCTGGGCTATGGTTTCGAGGATCGCATCCACCTGAACACCCATCGCTACGACAAGCCCCTGGTGCCGCCGGAGCGGACCCGCGGCGTGACCGAGCGGATCGACAGCCAGGGCCAGGTCGTCATCCCGCTGCGGGAAGACGAGGTCCGCACCGCCGTCCGCGAGCTGGTCTCGGCGGGGGCGAAGGCGCTGGTGATCAGCCTGCTGCATTCCTACAAGAACGGCACTCACGAGCGGCGTGTCCGCGACATCGCGATCGAGGTCACCCGCGAGCTGGGTGCGGATGTGCCGGTCTTCGCCTCGGTCGACTATTACCCGGTGCGCAAGGAAAGCCACCGCACCAACACCACCATTCTGGAAGCCTATGCGGCCGAGCCCTCGCGCCGCACGCTGACGAAGATCAGCGACCGCATGCGCGAGGTCGGCGGCCGCTTCGACCTGCGGGTCATGGCCAGCCATGGCGGCACGATCAGCTGGAAGGCCAAGGAACTGGCCCGGACGCTGGTCTCGGGCCCCATCGGCGGGGTGATCGGGTCGCGTTTTCTGGGCCAGATGCTGGGCTATGACAACATCGCCTGCTCAGATATCGGTGGCACCAGCTTCGACATGGCCCTGATCACCAAGGGCAATTTCGCCATCGCCTCGGATCCCGATATGGCCCGGCTGGTGCTGTCGCTGCCGCTGGTGGCGATGGATTCGGTGGGGGCTGGTGCCGGCAGTTTCGTGCGTCTCGACCCCCATACCGGTGCCATCAAACTCGGCCCCGACAGTGCCGGCTACCGGGTCGGCGTGTGCTGGGCGGAAAGCGGCATCGACACGGTCACCGTCTCGGACTGCCATGTGGTGCTGGGCTATCTCAACCCCGACAACTTCCTGGGCGGGGCGGTCAAGCTCGATGTCGCCCGTGCGCATGAGGCGATCCGCCGCCAGCTTGCCGAACCGCTGGGGCTGACGGTCGAAGCCGCGGCCGCCGGGGTGATCGAACTGCTCGATCTCTCGCTCCGCGACTATCTCCGGGCGACGATCAGCGCCAAGGGCTACAGCCCCGGCGATTTCGTCTGCTTCTCCTATGGCGGCGCCGGCCCGGTGCACACCTATGGCTATACCGAAGGGCTGGGTTTCCGCGACGTGGTCGTCCCGGCCTGGGCGGCCGGCTTCTCGGCCTTCGGCTGTGCCACAGCCGATTTCGAATACCGTTACGACAAGAGTGTCGACGTCGCGATCCCGGCGGTTGCCGACGACGAGGCCAAGACCCGCGCCTGTGCCACGCTTCAGCAGGCCTGGGCAGAGCTGGCCGATCGGGTGATCGAGGAATTCGCGATCAATGGCTTCAAGCCCGAGGACGTCATGCTCCGGCCGGGCTATCGCATGCAGTATCTGGGGCAGCTCAACGATCTGGAGATCATCTCGCCGATCACCAGCGCCGCCACCCCCGCCGATTGGGATGCGCTGGTCGACGCCTTCGACGAGACCTATGCCCGGGTCTATGCCGATGCCGCCCGCTCGCCCGAACTCGGCTTCAGCGTGACCGGTGCGATCATGCGCGGCGTGGTCACCACCACCAAGCCGGTCCTGCCGGAAGAGCCCGAGGCCGGGCCCGTGCCGCCCGAGAGCGCACGCCTCGGCACCCGCCGCTTCTACCGCAGCGGCCGCTGGGAAGACGCGACCATCTGGCGGATGGAAGACCTGAAGGCCGGCAACCGGATCGAGGGGCCCGCCATCATCGAAAGCCCGGCCACGACCTTCGTGCTGCCCCGCGGCTTCGCCACCCGGCTCGACGGCCACCGGCTGTTCCATCTGATCGAGACCGGCCGCGACTGA
- a CDS encoding acetone carboxylase subunit gamma — translation MSSYTPKQVADLVDGRLDPDVVHRMLSMPKDADRFVKYIEVLQSRAAWPDRILLPLGPHLFIVQDAAKHWKIKCSCGHVFCDHDRNWKLEALVCVRDTEEALNEVYPKLMAPDPAWQIYREYCCPECGVLLDVEAPTPWYPVLHDFEPDIPTFYRDWLGLAVPERAGA, via the coding sequence ATGTCGAGCTATACCCCGAAACAGGTCGCCGATCTGGTCGACGGCCGCCTGGACCCCGATGTCGTCCATCGCATGCTCTCCATGCCCAAGGATGCCGACCGGTTCGTGAAATATATCGAGGTGCTGCAGTCGCGCGCCGCCTGGCCGGATCGGATCCTGCTGCCGCTGGGGCCGCATCTCTTCATCGTTCAGGATGCGGCGAAGCACTGGAAGATCAAGTGCAGCTGCGGCCATGTCTTCTGCGACCATGACCGGAACTGGAAGCTGGAGGCGCTGGTCTGCGTCCGCGACACCGAAGAGGCGCTGAACGAGGTCTACCCGAAACTGATGGCCCCCGATCCGGCCTGGCAGATCTATCGCGAATACTGCTGCCCGGAGTGCGGCGTTCTGCTCGACGTCGAGGCACCGACGCCCTGGTACCCGGTGCTGCATGATTTCGAGCCGGACATCCCGACCTTCTACCGCGACTGGCTGGGGCTTGCCGTCCCCGAACGGGCCGGCGCCTGA
- a CDS encoding DMT family transporter, translating to MASVSEAGCRPVQPNRLDAGAALMMVVLCACWGLQQVAVKMAVADGAAPMAQAALRSIGATAIVGAVVLALGRRRGVIPAGTLWPGIGAGLLFALEFALLYTGLSLTTASRAVVFLYTAPFVVAIGGHLLIPGERLGRWQVMGLLAAFGGIVAAFADGLVEGGGSIAGDLLMVAAAVAWGLTTLLIKGSVLSRTAPLVTLLYQLGVSAVALVVLALVMGADLAIPLTDTVVGAMAFQIVGVASLSYLGWFVLISRYPASRLSAFSFLTPLFGVGAAAAVLGDALTPAFAIALVLVAGGIWMVNRPS from the coding sequence ATGGCGAGCGTGAGCGAGGCCGGCTGCCGGCCGGTGCAGCCCAACCGGCTGGATGCCGGTGCGGCGCTGATGATGGTCGTGCTGTGTGCCTGTTGGGGCCTGCAGCAGGTGGCCGTGAAGATGGCGGTCGCCGATGGGGCCGCCCCCATGGCCCAGGCGGCGCTGCGATCGATCGGCGCCACGGCCATCGTCGGCGCGGTGGTGCTGGCGCTGGGGCGTCGCCGGGGCGTGATTCCGGCGGGCACGCTCTGGCCGGGAATCGGGGCCGGGCTGCTCTTCGCGCTGGAATTCGCGCTGCTCTATACCGGGCTGTCGTTGACCACGGCATCGCGGGCGGTGGTGTTTCTGTACACCGCCCCCTTCGTCGTCGCGATCGGCGGCCATCTGCTGATCCCGGGCGAGCGGCTGGGCCGCTGGCAGGTGATGGGGCTGCTGGCAGCCTTCGGCGGCATCGTCGCGGCCTTCGCCGACGGGCTGGTCGAAGGCGGCGGATCGATCGCGGGCGACCTGCTGATGGTTGCGGCGGCGGTCGCCTGGGGGCTCACCACCCTGCTGATCAAGGGCAGCGTGCTGTCGCGCACGGCGCCGCTGGTGACGCTGCTCTATCAGCTGGGCGTCTCGGCGGTGGCGCTGGTCGTGCTGGCGCTGGTCATGGGCGCCGATCTCGCCATTCCGCTGACCGATACGGTGGTCGGCGCGATGGCCTTCCAGATCGTCGGGGTGGCGAGCCTGTCCTATCTGGGCTGGTTCGTGCTGATCTCGCGCTATCCGGCTTCCCGGCTTTCGGCCTTCAGCTTCCTGACCCCGCTCTTCGGTGTGGGGGCCGCGGCGGCCGTGCTGGGCGACGCGCTGACGCCCGCCTTCGCGATCGCACTGGTGCTGGTCGCGGGCGGGATCTGGATGGTGAACCGGCCGTCCTGA
- a CDS encoding sigma-54-dependent Fis family transcriptional regulator, with translation MQGETQPPGDPPSVPSVFDAWETLVTGDARAVAGVRDLVENSWRRCLKTGVDPAGREAPLVCSEDRLGLRRERAEDLRGAAAPVMGDARAFLAETGTMMVLADPDGVVLDVEGDGRTRDRGEIIRLMPGADWTETASGTNAIGTALALGAPVQIHAVEHFCAGIKQWTCSAAVIRDPVDRTALGVLDISGLSGAHNAHCLALAVTAAGRIEGRIAKRDLNLRARLIEAVLGEERWPMERLVVFDHRGRPVRIGDRARRLLKEMALDPTRAAGSGPDLPDWLKIETAEPVFDAARRIGAVCVVPQSRPHLPGGARMRDLAPSRDGDRPADPFDEVIGESPPMIKAKATARRLAGVEVPVLLTGPTGTGKEVFARAIHRASAVGQGAFVAVNCGALARDLLATELFGYAEGAFTGARKGGMAGKFEAAHDGTLFLDEIGEMPAELQAHLLRVLEQGAVVRVGEAHERPVRVRLIAATHRDLPAEVAAGRFRADLYFRIAVTAITLPPLADRGPDIGRLACHFAAAAARRHGLVRHPPSDEALARLAAHDWPGNVRELRNVIEQATILTLADRIEAADLPAAIGSGHVFRPRPAEAAVSLGEAETQAILTAAAETGWNLAATARRLGIAKSTLYEKLRRHGIRRPGS, from the coding sequence ATGCAAGGGGAAACCCAACCGCCGGGCGATCCGCCGTCCGTGCCGTCGGTTTTCGATGCCTGGGAAACGCTGGTGACCGGCGATGCCCGCGCCGTCGCCGGGGTGCGGGATCTGGTCGAAAACAGCTGGCGCCGCTGTCTGAAAACCGGCGTCGACCCGGCCGGGCGCGAGGCGCCGCTGGTCTGTTCGGAAGATCGGCTGGGCCTGCGCCGGGAACGCGCCGAGGATCTGCGCGGGGCCGCCGCCCCGGTGATGGGCGATGCCCGGGCCTTCCTGGCCGAGACCGGCACCATGATGGTGCTGGCCGACCCTGACGGGGTGGTGCTGGATGTCGAAGGCGACGGCCGGACCCGCGACCGGGGCGAGATCATCCGGCTGATGCCCGGCGCCGACTGGACCGAGACCGCGAGCGGCACCAATGCGATCGGCACGGCGCTGGCACTGGGTGCGCCGGTTCAGATCCACGCCGTGGAGCATTTCTGCGCCGGCATCAAGCAATGGACCTGTTCGGCGGCAGTGATCCGCGATCCGGTGGACCGAACCGCACTTGGCGTGCTGGATATCTCAGGGCTGTCGGGCGCCCATAACGCCCATTGCCTGGCGCTGGCGGTGACGGCGGCCGGGCGGATCGAGGGGCGGATCGCCAAGCGCGATCTGAACCTGCGCGCCCGGTTGATCGAGGCGGTGCTGGGCGAGGAGCGCTGGCCGATGGAGCGGCTGGTGGTCTTCGATCATCGCGGGCGGCCCGTCCGCATCGGTGATCGGGCCCGGCGGCTGCTGAAGGAGATGGCGCTTGATCCCACACGGGCGGCCGGCAGCGGGCCGGATCTGCCCGACTGGCTGAAGATCGAAACGGCCGAGCCGGTTTTCGATGCCGCGCGGCGGATCGGTGCGGTCTGTGTCGTGCCGCAGAGCCGGCCGCATCTGCCCGGGGGCGCGCGGATGCGCGATCTGGCCCCGTCCAGGGACGGCGATCGGCCGGCCGACCCCTTCGACGAGGTGATCGGCGAAAGCCCGCCGATGATCAAGGCCAAGGCCACCGCCCGGCGCCTGGCGGGCGTGGAGGTGCCGGTTCTGCTGACCGGCCCGACGGGCACCGGCAAGGAGGTCTTTGCCCGGGCGATCCATCGGGCGAGTGCGGTGGGGCAGGGCGCGTTCGTGGCTGTGAATTGCGGCGCGCTGGCCCGCGACCTGCTGGCGACGGAGCTGTTCGGCTATGCCGAGGGCGCGTTCACCGGGGCGCGCAAGGGTGGCATGGCCGGCAAGTTCGAAGCCGCCCATGACGGCACGCTGTTCCTGGACGAGATCGGCGAGATGCCGGCCGAGCTCCAGGCCCATCTGCTGCGCGTGCTGGAGCAGGGGGCGGTGGTCCGGGTGGGGGAGGCGCATGAGCGGCCGGTCCGCGTGCGGCTGATCGCCGCCACCCATCGTGACCTGCCGGCCGAGGTCGCGGCCGGGCGGTTCCGGGCCGATCTCTATTTCCGGATCGCGGTCACCGCCATCACCCTGCCGCCACTGGCCGACCGCGGCCCGGATATCGGCCGGCTGGCCTGCCACTTCGCCGCCGCCGCCGCCCGGCGCCACGGGCTGGTCCGCCACCCGCCTTCGGACGAGGCGCTGGCAAGGCTTGCCGCCCATGACTGGCCCGGCAATGTCCGCGAGCTGCGCAATGTGATCGAACAGGCGACCATCCTGACGCTTGCCGACCGGATCGAGGCCGCGGACCTGCCGGCCGCGATCGGTTCCGGCCATGTCTTCCGGCCGCGACCGGCCGAAGCGGCGGTCAGCCTGGGCGAGGCCGAGACTCAGGCGATCCTGACCGCTGCGGCCGAGACCGGCTGGAACCTCGCGGCGACCGCCCGCAGGCTCGGCATCGCCAAGAGCACGCTTTACGAGAAGCTGCGCCGCCACGGCATCCGACGGCCGGGCAGTTGA
- a CDS encoding hydantoinase B/oxoprolinase family protein yields MNVMSSERREGLVRGGLTLKENRARVLDLTAKTGYYAGLETLALKQSDPIGYEKMFSKLRGGLVHARETAKKIAASPIVEQEGELCFTLYNAAGDCVLTSTGIIIHVGTMGAAIKYMIENGWETNPGISPGDMFTNNDCSIGNVHPCDIATIVPIFWQDKLVGWVGGVTHVIDTGSVGPGSMSTGQIQRFGDGYQITCRKTGINDVPLRDWLHESQRSVRTTKYWILDERTRIAGCHMIRDLVEEVLEEHGVDHWESFAYEVIEEGRRGLQSRVKAMTIPGTYRKVAFVDVPYAHEDIGCPSAFAKIDSIMHAPVEMTINADASWRLDFEGASRWGWHTYNANQVAFTSGIWVMMTQTLVPTERINDGAYYGTKFRLPKGTWMNPDDRRTGHAYAWHFLVSSWSALWRGVSTAYYGRGYLEEVNAGNGNTSNWLQGGGINQDGEVHAVNSFETAATGTGASAIRDGLNHAAAIWNPEGDMGDMEIWELAEPLIYLGRNVKANSGGYGKYRGGCGFETLRMVWKAEDWTMYFMGNGYMVSDWGLMGGYPSATGYRFEAHDTGIARRIAAGEPLPFGADLDPDHPEYETRIDRTARVKRDHQAMTTEAVFENHDLYLNYIRGGPGFGDPLDRDPAAIEQDLNERALLPRYAASVHGAVATKVAGGRWQVDREATARRRAEIRRERIARSRPTRAWMAEERERILAKEASLPVRHMYATSFGLSGKFLDQFRSFWDLPADWTIEESELGIPSFGSKHRMDLSALPDVTTIRLVEE; encoded by the coding sequence ATGAACGTGATGTCGTCCGAACGACGCGAGGGCCTGGTCCGCGGCGGCCTGACCCTGAAGGAGAACCGGGCCCGGGTGCTCGATCTCACCGCGAAGACCGGCTACTACGCCGGGCTTGAGACCCTGGCGCTCAAACAGTCCGATCCGATCGGCTACGAGAAGATGTTCTCGAAACTGCGCGGCGGCCTCGTCCATGCGCGTGAGACCGCCAAGAAGATCGCGGCCTCGCCGATCGTCGAGCAGGAGGGCGAGCTGTGCTTCACCCTCTACAACGCCGCCGGCGACTGCGTGCTCACCTCCACCGGCATCATCATCCATGTCGGCACCATGGGCGCTGCGATCAAATACATGATCGAGAACGGCTGGGAGACCAATCCCGGCATCTCCCCCGGTGACATGTTCACCAACAACGACTGTTCGATCGGCAATGTCCATCCCTGCGACATCGCGACGATCGTGCCGATCTTCTGGCAGGACAAGCTGGTCGGCTGGGTGGGTGGCGTCACCCATGTGATCGATACGGGTTCCGTCGGCCCCGGCTCCATGTCCACCGGCCAGATCCAGCGCTTCGGCGACGGCTATCAGATCACCTGCCGTAAGACCGGCATCAACGACGTGCCGCTGCGCGACTGGCTGCATGAAAGCCAGCGCTCGGTGCGCACCACCAAATACTGGATCCTGGACGAGCGCACCCGCATCGCCGGCTGCCACATGATCCGCGATCTGGTGGAAGAGGTGCTGGAAGAGCACGGCGTCGACCATTGGGAGAGCTTCGCCTACGAAGTGATCGAAGAAGGCCGCCGCGGCCTGCAAAGCCGGGTGAAGGCGATGACCATCCCCGGCACCTATCGCAAGGTCGCTTTCGTCGACGTGCCCTATGCGCATGAGGACATCGGCTGCCCCTCGGCCTTCGCCAAGATCGACAGCATCATGCATGCGCCGGTCGAGATGACGATCAATGCCGATGCCTCGTGGCGGCTCGATTTCGAGGGCGCAAGCCGCTGGGGCTGGCACACCTACAACGCCAACCAGGTCGCCTTCACCAGCGGCATCTGGGTGATGATGACCCAGACCCTGGTGCCGACCGAGCGGATCAACGACGGCGCCTATTACGGCACGAAGTTCCGGCTGCCCAAGGGCACCTGGATGAATCCCGACGACCGGCGCACCGGCCATGCCTATGCCTGGCATTTCCTGGTGTCGAGCTGGAGCGCCCTCTGGCGCGGCGTGTCGACCGCCTATTACGGCCGCGGCTATCTGGAAGAGGTCAATGCCGGCAACGGCAACACCTCGAACTGGCTGCAGGGCGGCGGCATCAATCAGGACGGCGAGGTGCATGCGGTCAACAGCTTCGAAACCGCGGCCACCGGCACCGGCGCCTCGGCGATCCGCGACGGGCTGAACCACGCCGCCGCGATCTGGAACCCCGAAGGCGATATGGGCGACATGGAGATCTGGGAGCTGGCCGAGCCCTTGATCTATCTGGGCCGCAATGTGAAGGCCAATTCGGGCGGCTACGGCAAGTATCGCGGCGGCTGCGGCTTCGAGACCCTGCGTATGGTCTGGAAGGCCGAAGACTGGACCATGTACTTCATGGGCAATGGCTATATGGTCAGCGACTGGGGGCTGATGGGCGGCTATCCCTCTGCCACCGGCTATCGTTTCGAGGCCCATGACACCGGCATCGCCCGGCGGATCGCCGCGGGCGAACCCCTGCCCTTCGGTGCCGATCTCGATCCCGACCACCCCGAATACGAAACCCGTATCGACCGTACCGCCCGGGTCAAGCGCGACCATCAGGCGATGACCACCGAAGCGGTGTTCGAGAACCACGACCTGTACCTCAACTACATCCGCGGCGGGCCGGGCTTCGGCGACCCGCTGGACCGCGACCCGGCGGCGATCGAGCAGGATCTGAACGAACGCGCCCTGCTGCCGCGCTATGCCGCCTCGGTCCATGGCGCCGTGGCGACGAAGGTCGCCGGCGGCCGCTGGCAGGTCGACCGCGAGGCGACCGCCCGGCGCCGCGCCGAGATCCGCCGCGAGCGGATCGCCCGCAGCCGCCCGACCCGCGCGTGGATGGCGGAGGAGCGGGAGCGGATCCTGGCCAAGGAGGCGTCGCTGCCGGTCCGGCACATGTATGCCACCAGCTTCGGACTTTCGGGCAAGTTCCTCGACCAGTTCCGCAGCTTCTGGGATCTGCCCGCGGACTGGACGATCGAGGAGAGCGAGCTCGGCATCCCCTCCTTCGGTTCGAAGCACCGCATGGACCTCTCGGCCCTGCCCGACGTGACCACGATCCGTCTGGTGGAGGAGTGA